Proteins found in one Vallitalea guaymasensis genomic segment:
- a CDS encoding LysR family transcriptional regulator, with amino-acid sequence MNINLELYKVFYYVATTLSFSEASTKLFISQSAVSQSIKTLEKNLNTTLFNRNTKRVTLTHEGSLLLQHIEPAINLIHNGENNIMETRSLNQGKIHIGASDTICKYILLPYFKKFHSVYPNIHLQVTNRTSIKCVDLLKQGSVDFIVTNLPNKNIGSSMEVREFYKFSDIFIGGNDFEELKGKRVSLKELIKYPLLMLEKNTTTSQYINGVFESKGLVLSPEIELTSIDLLVELAKINLGISLVPDYCMDEELLKDVFEIKTREVLNERSLGIVSKKNIPLSIAGRKFIDFILE; translated from the coding sequence ATGAATATTAATCTGGAGCTTTACAAAGTTTTTTATTATGTAGCTACTACTTTAAGTTTTTCTGAAGCATCTACTAAGCTCTTTATTTCTCAATCGGCAGTTAGTCAATCTATTAAAACTCTTGAAAAGAATCTTAATACAACTTTGTTCAATCGCAATACCAAAAGGGTGACTCTTACTCATGAAGGGAGTCTTTTGTTACAGCACATTGAACCAGCTATTAATCTAATTCATAATGGTGAGAATAACATAATGGAGACAAGGAGTCTTAATCAAGGAAAGATTCATATAGGTGCCAGTGATACTATTTGTAAATATATTCTTTTACCTTATTTCAAGAAATTCCATTCGGTTTATCCTAATATTCATCTACAGGTCACTAATAGAACATCAATCAAATGTGTGGATTTGTTAAAGCAAGGTAGTGTGGATTTTATTGTTACTAATCTTCCTAACAAGAATATTGGTAGTTCTATGGAGGTTAGGGAGTTTTATAAGTTCAGTGATATTTTTATTGGTGGGAATGATTTTGAAGAGCTAAAGGGTAAAAGGGTGTCTTTGAAAGAATTGATTAAGTATCCTCTATTGATGTTGGAGAAGAATACTACAACTAGTCAGTATATTAATGGGGTTTTTGAGTCTAAGGGGCTTGTTTTGTCTCCTGAGATAGAGCTTACTAGTATTGATTTGCTAGTTGAGTTGGCTAAGATTAATCTTGGGATTTCTTTGGTTCCGGATTATTGTATGGATGAGGAGTTATTGAAGGATGTTTTTGAGATAAAGACTAGGGAGGTGTTGAATGAGAGAAGTCTTGGGATAGTTAGTAAGAAGAATATTCCGTTGTCCATTGCGGGGAGGAAGTTTATTGATTTTATTTTAGAGTAG
- a CDS encoding amidohydrolase, giving the protein MNDLSFELGTYVTELRRYFHQNPELSLNEYNTNKKIIQELESIGVPYYTICKTGVVATIQGKPGKTVALRADIDALPIEEKNDISYKSKTKGLMHACGHDAHTAMLLGAVKILNENKDNINGSIKIIFQPAEETGEATQDIVATGILNNVDSIFAIHVITDLPTGKISIESGPRMAGVDDFTITITGSGGHGALPHLGTDAIVAASNLVVNLQEIISREINPLDSAVITIGKFDAGVKANILASKAVLYGCLRSFSVDTRDYCKQALLRIATNTAQMYNTSATINYTKSLLPVINDIYCSEIAKKAVKKIAGEQALTLKPKMTASEDFSRYLEQVPGVFAFLGVCDGTPNTSYPLHHDCFQIDEKALQLGSKLYAQYALQFLSNTK; this is encoded by the coding sequence TTGAACGATTTATCTTTTGAACTTGGAACATATGTTACAGAACTTAGACGTTATTTCCACCAAAACCCAGAGTTGAGCCTAAACGAATATAACACTAACAAAAAGATTATTCAAGAACTAGAATCCATAGGAGTTCCTTACTATACTATTTGTAAGACAGGAGTTGTAGCAACCATTCAAGGCAAACCCGGAAAAACTGTTGCCCTACGAGCAGATATTGATGCACTCCCTATAGAAGAAAAAAATGATATCAGCTATAAGTCTAAAACTAAAGGCTTAATGCATGCATGCGGACATGATGCTCATACCGCCATGTTACTTGGTGCCGTAAAAATTCTAAACGAAAATAAAGACAATATTAATGGTTCCATAAAAATAATCTTTCAACCCGCAGAAGAAACTGGTGAAGCAACCCAAGATATAGTCGCAACTGGCATATTAAACAATGTAGACTCTATATTCGCTATTCATGTCATCACTGATCTTCCAACTGGAAAAATATCAATTGAAAGCGGTCCACGTATGGCAGGTGTCGACGACTTCACTATAACAATAACAGGATCTGGAGGACACGGAGCACTACCTCATCTAGGTACCGATGCTATCGTAGCTGCCTCTAATCTTGTAGTCAATTTACAGGAAATAATATCCCGTGAAATCAATCCATTAGACTCAGCAGTAATAACTATCGGAAAATTCGACGCTGGAGTCAAAGCAAATATTCTAGCCTCAAAGGCTGTCCTATATGGCTGCCTAAGATCCTTTAGCGTTGACACAAGAGATTACTGTAAACAAGCATTACTTAGAATAGCTACAAATACAGCACAAATGTATAATACATCAGCAACTATTAACTATACCAAATCTCTACTACCTGTAATCAATGACATATATTGTAGTGAAATAGCCAAAAAAGCAGTAAAAAAAATAGCAGGCGAACAAGCACTAACCCTAAAACCAAAAATGACAGCCTCCGAAGACTTCTCCCGCTACTTAGAACAAGTCCCAGGAGTTTTCGCTTTCTTAGGAGTTTGTGACGGAACCCCCAACACATCCTACCCACTTCATCACGACTGCTTCCAAATTGACGAAAAAGCACTACAACTTGGCAGCAAACTATACGCACAATACGCCCTACAATTTCTATCAAACACCAAATGA
- a CDS encoding endosialidase: MAGIQEIIRVEDDNTLSFGNHLMDEKKKVINFEVDGHIYKVKTYDEITRLEKNGRLLFESVPGTTVHNFSVSDKIIDFKVEGTEDAQITLELEADQEYRIYINQVQVGKMKSNLAGKVSFSVDFSSCEMQSVTIKKA; this comes from the coding sequence ATGGCTGGTATTCAAGAAATAATCAGGGTAGAAGATGATAATACACTTAGTTTTGGAAATCATCTAATGGATGAAAAGAAAAAGGTAATTAATTTCGAAGTTGATGGACATATATATAAAGTGAAAACTTATGATGAAATAACAAGATTAGAAAAAAATGGAAGACTTCTTTTCGAATCAGTGCCAGGAACAACAGTTCATAATTTTTCTGTTAGTGATAAAATAATAGATTTTAAAGTTGAAGGAACAGAAGATGCACAGATTACTTTGGAATTAGAAGCAGACCAAGAATATAGAATTTATATTAACCAAGTACAAGTTGGAAAGATGAAATCCAACTTAGCTGGAAAAGTAAGTTTTAGTGTTGATTTTTCTAGTTGTGAAATGCAAAGCGTAACAATAAAAAAAGCATAA
- a CDS encoding protein arginine kinase — protein MLKWFEKSSGSDDVVISSRVRLARNIEEYNFPSRLSKEDAGRIIDDVKEAVLNAHEDNSYFHSVDMNKLSSLEKVAMVERHVISPNFVQTSIPTGLILSEDESISIMINEEDHLRIQSITNGLNLDEALQNAYRIDDLLEEKINYAYDENIGYLTSCPTNVGTGLRASYMIHVPALETTGKLQFILDAIGKFGITVRGIYGEGSKARGSVFQISNQITLGHSEQEIIDNLTSLTKQIVEQERALRNKLLNEKRLQFEDAVYRSYGILAHARIITSKEAMTLLSDIKLGYELGILKSDIKNPINIYGLMTCIQPANLQKKINKELKIDERDIERATYIRNNLPKII, from the coding sequence ATGTTGAAATGGTTTGAAAAAAGCTCTGGTAGTGATGATGTAGTAATATCCAGCAGAGTAAGGTTAGCCAGGAATATAGAAGAGTATAATTTTCCTAGTAGACTATCAAAAGAAGATGCAGGAAGAATTATTGATGATGTAAAAGAAGCAGTATTAAATGCTCATGAAGATAATAGCTATTTCCATTCTGTAGATATGAACAAGTTATCATCTCTAGAAAAGGTAGCTATGGTTGAACGTCATGTGATTAGTCCTAATTTTGTACAAACATCAATACCTACAGGGCTTATATTATCAGAAGATGAAAGTATAAGCATCATGATAAATGAGGAAGACCACCTTCGTATTCAATCCATAACCAATGGTCTTAACTTAGATGAAGCATTACAGAATGCATATAGAATCGATGATTTATTAGAAGAAAAGATAAATTATGCATACGATGAAAATATAGGCTATCTGACATCTTGTCCTACTAATGTTGGAACGGGATTAAGAGCATCATATATGATACATGTACCAGCCCTTGAAACTACTGGTAAGCTGCAATTTATTTTAGATGCCATAGGGAAGTTTGGTATAACAGTAAGAGGCATATATGGTGAGGGTTCCAAAGCAAGAGGAAGTGTGTTTCAGATATCCAACCAGATTACATTAGGTCACTCTGAACAAGAAATCATTGATAACCTGACTAGTTTGACAAAACAGATTGTAGAACAAGAACGAGCCCTTAGAAATAAATTATTAAATGAAAAAAGATTGCAATTTGAAGATGCTGTATATCGTTCATACGGAATTCTAGCACATGCAAGAATAATTACATCCAAGGAAGCTATGACCTTATTATCAGATATAAAACTTGGATATGAACTGGGAATACTGAAGTCTGATATTAAAAATCCTATAAATATTTATGGACTCATGACTTGTATCCAACCAGCCAATCTTCAAAAAAAGATAAATAAAGAGTTAAAAATAGATGAAAGAGACATTGAAAGAGCAACTTATATAAGAAATAATTTGCCAAAGATAATATAA
- the radA gene encoding DNA repair protein RadA has protein sequence MAKQKNVFVCQECGNESAKWMGQCPACKQWNTFVEEVKIKTKNVHTNNDIDIKNKPKKLSCIEMNEEERVSTKISELDRVLGGGIVKGSLTLVGGDPGIGKSTLLLQMCQYLCGQDIDVLYISGEESLQQIKMRADRLEVNGERLTLYTETNLSLCIKAIKELQPRVVIVDSIQTIFSDDITSAAGSVSQVREVTSSLMKVAKGLGVSTFIVGHVTKEGAIAGPRVLEHMVDTVLYFEGVRSASYRVLRAVKNRFGSTNEIGVFEMRDKGLEEVPNPSEYMLTGRPLNSPGSIVTCCMEGTRPMLVEVQALMSPTNFGMPRRTATGTDYNRVVLLMAVLEKKIGMQLASYDSYVNIAGGLKITEPSLDLGIVCAIASSFKNIPVDSKTVIMGEVGLTGEVRGITMAEKRILESKKLGFKKCIISKANIKNLNIDGIEILGVENVSQALNYIF, from the coding sequence ATGGCAAAGCAGAAAAATGTATTTGTATGTCAAGAATGTGGTAACGAGTCAGCAAAGTGGATGGGACAATGTCCAGCATGTAAACAGTGGAACACATTTGTTGAAGAAGTCAAGATAAAAACAAAGAATGTGCATACCAATAATGATATAGATATAAAGAATAAGCCTAAAAAGCTTTCATGTATAGAAATGAACGAAGAAGAAAGAGTATCGACCAAGATTAGTGAATTAGACCGTGTACTGGGCGGAGGAATAGTAAAAGGTTCACTGACTTTGGTTGGTGGTGACCCAGGAATAGGAAAATCAACATTGTTATTACAGATGTGTCAATATCTTTGCGGACAAGATATAGACGTTTTATACATATCAGGAGAAGAATCCCTCCAACAAATAAAAATGAGGGCAGATAGATTAGAAGTTAATGGAGAAAGACTGACTCTATACACTGAAACCAATCTTTCATTATGTATCAAAGCCATCAAGGAATTACAACCAAGGGTAGTAATAGTTGATTCCATCCAGACCATCTTCAGTGATGACATAACATCAGCCGCTGGAAGCGTAAGTCAAGTCAGAGAAGTTACATCCTCATTAATGAAAGTTGCCAAAGGACTTGGAGTATCAACATTCATTGTTGGACATGTAACTAAAGAAGGTGCAATAGCTGGACCTCGTGTATTAGAACATATGGTGGATACAGTATTATACTTTGAAGGGGTTAGAAGTGCATCTTACAGAGTACTTCGAGCTGTCAAAAACAGATTCGGCTCAACTAATGAAATAGGCGTATTTGAAATGAGAGATAAAGGATTAGAAGAAGTCCCCAATCCATCAGAATATATGCTAACAGGCAGACCACTTAACAGCCCCGGTTCAATAGTAACCTGTTGTATGGAAGGAACCAGACCCATGTTAGTTGAAGTACAAGCATTAATGAGTCCCACTAATTTTGGTATGCCTAGAAGAACCGCAACTGGAACAGACTATAACAGAGTAGTACTCCTTATGGCAGTTCTAGAAAAAAAGATAGGTATGCAGTTAGCAAGCTACGACAGCTACGTCAACATAGCAGGTGGACTAAAAATAACAGAACCCAGCCTTGACCTAGGAATCGTATGCGCCATAGCATCAAGCTTCAAAAATATCCCAGTAGACTCTAAAACAGTCATCATGGGAGAAGTTGGACTTACTGGAGAAGTAAGAGGGATAACAATGGCAGAAAAAAGAATACTAGAATCTAAAAAACTAGGATTCAAAAAATGCATAATCTCAAAAGCAAATATCAAAAACCTTAATATAGACGGCATAGAGATCCTAGGAGTCGAAAATGTATCCCAAGCACTAAACTACATATTCTAA
- a CDS encoding MraY family glycosyltransferase, producing the protein MNYFIAFLTAFLIVYLLIPQLKKFAIKIDFVDKPTSRKIHKNPVPGLAGIAIFLGFIVTYLFFNGGINSKSIALLVGSLMILSIGIIDDWFKTKRKEFPALPKFIVQMGAAVVAYQSGMVFYGFTNPITHEYVLLPVILQFILTVTWIFGVTTVINFIDGLDGLAGGISAISAVTLFIVALAKGQVNSAMMAIILTGVLIGYLRYNKQPAQIYMGDAGATFIGYILGVIALDGAFKQATVLSLLIPILALGVPIFDNIFVVIKRFLEGKSVYKADRSQVHYRLLSAGLNQKQVVTFLCLVNFCMGLISIILLLLKV; encoded by the coding sequence ATGAATTACTTTATAGCTTTTTTGACAGCTTTTTTAATCGTGTATCTATTAATTCCACAACTAAAGAAATTCGCAATAAAAATTGATTTTGTTGATAAACCGACATCTAGGAAAATCCATAAAAACCCTGTTCCAGGGTTAGCGGGAATAGCAATCTTTCTAGGTTTTATAGTCACTTATCTGTTCTTCAATGGAGGAATAAACAGCAAATCCATAGCATTACTTGTTGGTTCATTGATGATTTTATCTATTGGTATAATTGATGACTGGTTTAAAACCAAGAGAAAAGAATTTCCAGCGTTACCTAAATTTATTGTGCAAATGGGTGCAGCTGTTGTTGCCTATCAATCAGGTATGGTTTTTTATGGTTTCACAAATCCAATAACACATGAATATGTTTTACTGCCTGTGATATTACAGTTTATATTAACTGTCACATGGATATTTGGTGTTACAACAGTTATTAATTTTATTGATGGTTTAGACGGTTTAGCTGGTGGTATTTCCGCCATATCTGCTGTAACATTATTTATTGTTGCATTAGCAAAAGGTCAGGTAAATTCAGCCATGATGGCTATTATATTAACTGGTGTACTTATAGGATATTTGAGATATAATAAACAACCTGCACAAATATATATGGGTGATGCAGGTGCAACTTTTATAGGATATATATTAGGAGTTATAGCTTTGGATGGAGCATTCAAACAAGCAACCGTGTTATCTTTACTTATACCAATTCTTGCTCTAGGAGTACCTATATTTGATAACATTTTTGTAGTAATAAAACGCTTTTTAGAAGGGAAATCTGTATATAAAGCAGATAGAAGTCAAGTTCATTACAGACTTTTATCAGCAGGATTGAATCAAAAACAAGTAGTTACATTTCTATGTTTAGTTAATTTTTGCATGGGATTGATATCAATAATTCTATTGTTGTTGAAAGTTTAA
- a CDS encoding M3 family oligoendopeptidase gives MNMRWNLDKLYTSFECEELKNDFQLVDKLIKDTTDFVNTNFTDTDNAKDKLEKYLESKNNIENCISRLYDYGYLIYSVDTKNVTALKQMERVESYLPKLTIIDVKFQKWISDLDNLDEIIASSDMLKEHEFIIKSSKRLSKYLLSDAEEQLIAEMQNTGSNAWAKLQDTVTSSLLVDYEDEKLPLTVIRNYAYDPSAEKRKKAYEAELKAYEKIDQSSAACLNAIKGEVVTIAKKRGYESPLDMTLVGARMDKETLDAMMTAIKEYLPHFHKYLKKKAKMLGHEGSLPFYDLFAPVGEVDMSYTFEEARDFIVKNFSSFSNKLGNFADNAFENRWIDAEPREGKIGGAYCSNLHCIKESRIMANFSGSLNDVTTLAHELGHGYHGDCLKDETSLNSDYPMPIAETASIFCETIVMNAALKNATDEEALVILETDIMGSNQTIVDIYSRYLFETALFEKRKDASLSVDELKEIMLEAQKEAYGDGLDHNVLHPYMWNCKPHYYYFDANFYNFPYAFGLLFAKGLYAKYLEMGNDFLPKYDKLLEATGKNDVKDVLAIMDIDSHDVDFWRSSLEIVKKDIDKFLAL, from the coding sequence ATGAACATGAGATGGAATCTCGACAAACTTTACACTTCTTTTGAGTGTGAGGAATTAAAAAATGACTTTCAGCTTGTAGATAAACTAATAAAAGACACTACAGATTTTGTAAATACTAATTTTACAGATACTGATAATGCTAAAGATAAGCTTGAAAAATATCTGGAAAGCAAAAACAATATAGAGAATTGCATAAGCAGATTATATGATTATGGTTATTTAATTTATAGTGTTGATACTAAAAATGTAACAGCTCTAAAACAAATGGAAAGAGTAGAAAGTTACCTTCCTAAACTAACTATTATTGATGTTAAGTTTCAAAAATGGATCAGTGATTTAGATAATCTTGATGAAATCATTGCTTCATCGGATATGTTAAAAGAACATGAATTCATTATCAAAAGTAGCAAAAGATTATCAAAGTATTTATTGAGTGATGCAGAAGAGCAGTTAATCGCTGAGATGCAAAATACAGGTTCTAATGCTTGGGCTAAGTTACAAGATACTGTTACATCTTCACTATTGGTTGATTATGAAGATGAGAAATTACCTTTGACTGTTATTAGAAATTATGCTTATGACCCATCAGCTGAAAAAAGGAAAAAAGCTTATGAAGCTGAGTTAAAGGCATATGAAAAAATTGATCAGTCTTCAGCAGCTTGTCTTAATGCTATTAAAGGAGAAGTTGTCACTATAGCTAAAAAAAGAGGTTATGAGTCTCCTCTTGATATGACACTTGTTGGTGCAAGAATGGATAAAGAAACTCTAGATGCTATGATGACAGCTATAAAAGAATATTTACCTCATTTCCATAAATATCTTAAGAAGAAAGCTAAGATGCTTGGACATGAAGGTTCTCTTCCATTCTATGACTTATTCGCTCCAGTAGGTGAAGTTGATATGTCATATACATTTGAAGAAGCAAGAGATTTTATTGTTAAAAACTTCAGCTCCTTCAGTAATAAGCTTGGTAATTTTGCTGACAATGCATTTGAAAACAGATGGATTGATGCAGAACCTAGAGAAGGTAAGATAGGTGGGGCTTATTGCAGTAATCTTCATTGTATAAAAGAAAGTAGGATCATGGCTAACTTCTCTGGAAGTCTTAACGATGTTACTACATTAGCTCATGAACTTGGACATGGATATCATGGTGATTGCTTGAAAGATGAGACAAGCTTGAATAGTGATTACCCAATGCCAATAGCTGAGACTGCTTCTATTTTCTGTGAGACTATAGTTATGAATGCGGCTCTTAAGAATGCAACAGATGAAGAGGCTCTTGTTATCTTGGAAACTGATATCATGGGTTCTAATCAAACAATTGTTGATATATATAGCCGTTATTTATTTGAAACAGCTTTATTTGAAAAGAGAAAAGATGCTTCATTATCAGTGGATGAGTTAAAAGAGATTATGTTAGAGGCTCAAAAAGAAGCTTATGGTGATGGACTTGACCATAATGTATTACATCCATATATGTGGAATTGTAAACCACACTATTATTATTTTGATGCTAATTTCTATAACTTCCCTTATGCTTTTGGTTTATTATTTGCAAAAGGTTTATATGCTAAGTATCTTGAGATGGGTAATGATTTCTTACCTAAGTATGATAAACTTCTTGAAGCAACAGGTAAAAATGATGTTAAAGACGTATTGGCTATCATGGATATCGACTCTCATGATGTTGATTTCTGGAGAAGTTCTCTTGAGATAGTTAAAAAAGATATTGATAAGTTTTTGGCATTATAG
- a CDS encoding DUF1573 domain-containing protein produces the protein MSNLNHTITEKFQCTVKENDYFNKNILDQLAKLQEVAAKLNKNIIRACTYCGCIEINANNKLYSYNDDINLDMIKILDPHHITGTLCEDCRDRIENDIGSCLYHLACISNSFDLNLNDILLQEMNKVNLLGKFNIE, from the coding sequence GTGTCTAATCTAAATCATACAATAACAGAGAAATTTCAATGTACAGTTAAAGAAAACGATTATTTTAATAAAAACATACTTGATCAATTAGCTAAATTACAAGAAGTGGCTGCTAAGCTTAATAAAAATATTATCAGAGCTTGTACTTATTGTGGGTGCATTGAGATTAATGCCAATAATAAGCTCTATTCTTATAATGATGATATTAATTTGGATATGATTAAAATTCTTGATCCTCATCATATCACAGGTACTTTGTGTGAAGACTGTAGGGATAGGATAGAAAATGATATTGGGAGTTGTCTGTATCATTTGGCTTGTATAAGTAATTCTTTTGACCTTAATCTTAATGATATATTGTTGCAGGAGATGAATAAGGTTAATTTGCTTGGGAAGTTTAATATTGAATAG
- a CDS encoding ATP-dependent Clp protease ATP-binding subunit, with protein MMGRFTGRAQEAISLSRQIAKELGHGYVGTEHILLGLIKEGKGVAGKILNSQGITEDVILEKIKKIGIIGNVSTADVEDFTPRAKRVLESSLREAVNMKTTMIGTEHILLALLKETDCIAVKLISSSGVTVQKLYQLILKNLGESPAGKDANSSQSNKKSTTPVLDQFSRDLTNMAKEGEFDPIIGRDREIERVIQILSRRTKNNPCLIGEPGVGKTAIAEGLAQKISNGNIPETLKDKRVVALDLSSMVAGSKYRGEFEDRIKKALKEIKEAGNVLLFIDEIHTIVGAGAAEGAIDASNILKPSLARGEIQLIGATTLDEYRKYIEKDSALERRFQPVRVEEPSEDESIDILRGLKDMYEAHHKVQIKDEAVIAAVKLSNRYITDRYLPDKAIDLIDEAASKVRLSTFTAPPDIKDLERELEELEKDKEIAIKTEEYEKAGVIKRKQNEIKEKLNASKLEWESKNSRANQIVDEEEIADIVSSWTGIPVKKLTEEEGERLKNLEEYLHKRVVGQDEAVTAISKAIRRGRVGLKDPKRPIGSFLFLGPTGVGKTELTKALAEALFGDESALIRVDMSEYMEKHSVSKLIGSPPGYVGYDEGGQVSEKIRRKPYSVILFDEVEKAHPEVFNILLQVLDDGHITDSQGRKIDFKNTVIIMTSNVGARNIVSPVKLGFISEVDEKKNYENMRKNVMDEVKRLFRPEFLNRIDELIVFHSLTKENIREIVGIMINQVAVRLTKNVGIELEVTDSAKDFLAKEGFDEAYGARPLRRAIQSKVEDKLAEELLDNKVKYGDKVTVDIKDDELIFKV; from the coding sequence ATGATGGGTAGATTTACTGGACGTGCTCAAGAGGCTATAAGTTTGTCTAGACAAATAGCTAAAGAATTAGGTCATGGTTATGTTGGAACAGAGCACATCCTCTTGGGTCTAATAAAAGAAGGTAAGGGAGTTGCCGGAAAGATACTAAACAGTCAAGGTATAACAGAAGATGTTATTTTAGAAAAAATAAAAAAAATAGGCATTATAGGTAATGTTTCAACTGCCGATGTAGAGGACTTTACACCTAGAGCTAAAAGAGTTCTAGAGTCAAGTCTTAGAGAAGCAGTTAACATGAAAACCACTATGATAGGAACTGAACATATTTTATTAGCATTATTAAAAGAAACAGATTGTATTGCAGTAAAACTGATCAGTAGTTCAGGCGTGACTGTACAGAAATTATATCAACTAATATTAAAGAATCTTGGAGAATCACCAGCAGGTAAAGACGCTAACTCCTCACAGTCTAATAAAAAGTCTACTACACCAGTATTAGACCAATTTAGCAGAGACTTGACTAATATGGCCAAAGAGGGTGAATTCGATCCAATAATCGGACGAGATAGAGAAATTGAGAGAGTTATACAGATATTAAGCAGAAGAACCAAAAACAACCCATGTCTAATAGGGGAGCCTGGTGTCGGTAAAACTGCTATTGCAGAAGGACTGGCACAGAAAATTTCTAACGGTAATATACCAGAGACATTGAAAGATAAGAGAGTCGTTGCTCTTGATTTATCATCAATGGTAGCTGGTTCAAAATATAGAGGAGAATTTGAAGATAGAATCAAAAAAGCTCTAAAAGAGATAAAAGAGGCAGGAAATGTTTTATTATTCATTGATGAGATTCATACAATAGTTGGTGCAGGAGCAGCCGAAGGAGCTATTGATGCATCAAATATATTGAAACCTTCTCTAGCAAGAGGAGAAATACAGCTTATAGGAGCTACTACTCTTGATGAATATAGAAAATATATAGAAAAAGACTCTGCCTTAGAGAGAAGATTCCAACCTGTTAGAGTTGAAGAACCTTCAGAAGATGAATCCATTGATATACTTAGAGGATTAAAAGATATGTATGAGGCTCATCATAAAGTTCAAATAAAAGATGAAGCTGTAATAGCTGCGGTCAAATTATCTAATCGTTATATTACAGACCGTTACTTACCAGATAAAGCAATAGATTTAATAGATGAAGCTGCTTCAAAAGTAAGACTAAGTACTTTTACAGCACCTCCTGATATAAAAGATTTGGAAAGAGAATTAGAAGAACTTGAAAAAGATAAAGAAATAGCAATCAAGACAGAAGAATATGAAAAAGCTGGAGTCATCAAAAGAAAGCAAAATGAAATAAAAGAAAAACTGAATGCTTCCAAATTAGAATGGGAATCCAAGAATTCTAGGGCTAATCAAATAGTAGATGAAGAAGAAATTGCTGATATAGTCTCAAGTTGGACAGGTATACCAGTCAAGAAGCTCACAGAAGAAGAAGGAGAAAGACTTAAGAATCTTGAGGAATACCTTCATAAAAGAGTTGTGGGACAAGATGAAGCAGTCACAGCTATCTCTAAAGCCATTAGACGTGGAAGAGTAGGACTAAAAGATCCAAAAAGACCTATAGGATCATTCTTGTTCTTAGGTCCAACAGGTGTAGGTAAAACTGAGCTTACAAAAGCTTTAGCAGAAGCATTGTTTGGAGATGAAAGCGCTCTAATAAGAGTTGACATGTCTGAATACATGGAAAAACACAGTGTCTCAAAATTGATTGGATCACCTCCAGGATATGTAGGTTATGATGAAGGTGGTCAAGTAAGCGAAAAAATAAGAAGAAAACCTTATTCAGTAATATTATTTGATGAAGTTGAAAAAGCTCATCCAGAAGTATTTAATATATTATTACAAGTTCTAGATGATGGACATATAACAGATTCACAGGGAAGAAAAATTGATTTCAAGAATACCGTTATCATAATGACATCCAATGTTGGCGCAAGAAACATAGTTTCACCTGTAAAGTTAGGGTTCATTTCTGAAGTAGATGAAAAGAAAAATTATGAAAACATGCGTAAAAACGTTATGGATGAAGTTAAAAGACTATTCAGACCAGAATTCCTTAATAGGATAGACGAACTAATAGTTTTCCATTCCTTGACAAAAGAGAATATCCGTGAAATAGTAGGTATCATGATTAATCAAGTTGCTGTAAGACTTACCAAAAATGTTGGTATTGAACTTGAAGTGACAGATAGTGCAAAAGATTTCTTAGCAAAAGAAGGATTTGATGAAGCTTATGGTGCAAGACCTCTAAGAAGGGCAATTCAGTCAAAAGTGGAAGACAAATTAGCAGAAGAACTATTAGATAACAAAGTCAAATATGGGGATAAAGTCACTGTAGATATAAAGGACGATGAATTAATATTCAAGGTTTAA